From one Rhodamnia argentea isolate NSW1041297 chromosome 1, ASM2092103v1, whole genome shotgun sequence genomic stretch:
- the LOC115748760 gene encoding F-box/LRR-repeat protein 13-like, producing the protein MDKLPRDVLVSILYLLPMKEAARTSVLSRAWRDLWKHVLSLDLNVSPALSIRGANPGILGVNWVKLRHALEEGHRGRLPEEFRVRVVLDESSGLGFAIGKKVQILEIDLTPCWPEPCGASYTFPRIPSLDFASMRSLKSLCLRHVNVGGVVLQLFLSQCPSLERLCVSGSDHLIDLIIPGPSPLELKHLDISRCRRLESIIIAAPTPNLVSFRYDRSSVELHVEDAPRLAELTICGFTSAVQHSLWHYLPQLEALHLKVSEAQLLSVFFNIDGALFELKHLTLDVSDQFDPDDLNPVSLYSYLVEKAPSLNRLTLQMLDAPNKEDLEIPGPMLYTHASLEVVEIIGFDPRIRFFAVMLFRYWLENTSSLKRLVVDPRVPSLLGTTTSQYPMPAELREARDYASRLAKAIPLPLGVELVIV; encoded by the exons ATGGACAAGTTGCCAAGGGACGTTCTGGTGTCCATACTGTATCTCTTGCCGATGAAAGAAGCGGCAAGGACTAGTGTTCTGTCGCGCGCGTGGCGAGATCTGTGGAAGCATGTGCTATCTCTGGATCTCAATGTCTCGCCAGCCCTCAGCATTCGAGGTGCCAACCCCGGGATTTTGGGAGTCAATTGGGTCAAACTCAGACATGCCTTGGAAGAAGGACACCGAGGTCGTCTACCGGAGGAGTTCCGGGTTCGCGTGGTTCTGGACGAGTCTTCGGGGCTTGGATTCGCAATCGGGAAGAAAGTGCAAATCCTCGAGATAGATCTCACGCCCTGCTGGCCCGAACCTTGTGGAGCGAGTTACACTTTCCCGCGGATTCCTTCTCTCGACTTCGCCAGCATGCGATCGCTTAAGTCCCTGTGCTTGAGACACGTTAACGTGGGAGGCGTAGTTCTCCAGCTCTTTCTCTCGCAGTGTCCGTCTCTCGAAAGGTTGTGCGTGTCGGGCTCCGACCATTTGATTGACCTCATAATTCCCGGCCCGTCCCCTCTCGAGTTGAAGCACCTGGACATATCCAGATGCCGGCGCTTAGAAAGCATCATCATCGCAGCCCCGACTCCAAATCTCGTTTCCTTTCGATACGACCGAAGCAGCGTGGAACTCCACGTCGAGGACGCCCCTCGGCTCGCGGAACTCACCATCTGTGGATTCACCAGTGCTGTTCAACATTCCCTTTGGCACTACCTGCCCCAGCTCGAAGCGCTGCATCTCAAGGTGTCAGAAGCTCAGCTG CTTTCGGTATTTTTTAACATCGATGGAGCCTTGTTTGAATTGAAGCACTTGACGTTGGACGTTTCTGATCAATTCGACCCCGACGATCTCAACCCCGTTTCCTTGTATAGTTACCTTGTGGAGAAAGCTCCTTCTTTAAACAGGCTCACCCTCCAG ATGCTGGATGCTCCGAACAAGGAGGATTTGGAAATCCCGGGCCCTATGCTGTACACTCACGCTTCTCTGGAGGTCGTGGAAATAATCGGCTTCGACCCGCGAATCAGGTTCTTCGCCGTCATGCTTTTCCGGTACTGGCTCGAGAACACATCGTCGCTGAAGCGACTCGTCGTGGATCCCCGCGTACCATCCTTGTTAGGAACAACGACTTCGCAATATCCCATGCCGGCCGAGCTAAGAGAAGCGAGGGATTACGCATCAAGGCTAGCCAAGGCGATCCCGCTCCCGCTGGGAGTCGAATTGGTCATTGTTTGA